The following are encoded together in the Malaya genurostris strain Urasoe2022 chromosome 3, Malgen_1.1, whole genome shotgun sequence genome:
- the LOC131437167 gene encoding probable prefoldin subunit 2, which yields MASAQQTSSSSSSAKSKDKKSQEEIYAEFQQLRNQQRNLINNLNTLELDLKEHKTVIDTLKTVESGRKCFRLIGGVLCEQTVEVVLPQLVQNKEQLEKLIENGKDQITKKGIEINQYKDEHNIKVRGQDTAPAASSEKENTDDKSSGNRNVLVGNL from the exons ATGGCATCGGCACAACAAACCTCCAGCAGTAGCAGCAGTGCAAAGTCGAAAGATAAAAAGTCCCAGGAGGAGATTTATGCCGAGTTCCAGCAGCTGCGAAACCAACAGCGAAATTTGATCAATAATCTGAACACACTCGAATTGGATCTCAAAGAACACAA AACAGTAATCGACACACTAAAGACGGTAGAATCTGGCCGGAAGTGCTTCCGCTTGATCGGTGGTGTGCTGTGTGAACAAACTGTCGAAGTTGTGCTACCGCAGTTGGTTCAAAATAAGGAACAGCTGGAGAAACTTATCGAAAACGGCAAAGATCAAATCACCAAGAAAGGCATCGAAATCAACCAGTATAAGGACGAGCATAATATTAAGGTTCGTGGACAGGATACGGCACCCGCAGCGAGCAGCGAAAAAGAAAACACCGACGATAAATCGTCCGGGAATCGGAACGTGCTGGTAGGAAACCTCTAA